From the genome of Vicinamibacterales bacterium:
CGATGATGCCGCCCGGCCCGGCGCCGTGATGAACGGCCCGGTGGTGGTGACGGCCTGGTCGCGGATGCCCTGATCGGGACGCTCGGGCCCGGGCTGGACGCGCCGATGGCCCGGGGCGGCCGTCAGAACGACCAGCCCACGCCGAACTTCAACTCCGGGCTGTCGAGCGCGCCGATCTTGAACTCGAAGAAGAGGCCGCTCGTCTGTTCGACGCCGACCAGGAAATTGAGGCCGGCATCGCTCTCGGTGTCGCGATCGCGATTGGGACCCCGGTCGAACGAGTAGAAGTTGATGCCCGGGCCGCCGCCCGCGTAGATCCGCCACTGGTTCTGGCGCGGGAACTTGTACACGAACTCGAAGTTGAGGGCGATGAGCGTCACGTCGCTGCCCAGGCCGGCCTCGATGTTCGGGCGGAAGTGCACGCGGTCGGCGAGCGCGTCGGTTTCGAAATGGCCGCCGAAGTAGAACTGGTCGGGATCGATGGACACGCCGGCCCTGACACCCGCGCCCTGCGCCTGTGCCGTGGCGGGCAGCGCCGCGAGTGCCACGACGACGAGCAGAAAATTCACGAATGATGTAATTGCCGACGGTTTCCTGGTAAGCATTCGCCCCCCTTGGCCCAGAAAGAGCACGCCGCGTGCCAGTGTGGCCCCGTCAGGGCGCATCCGTGCGGGTCAGCACCAGGACGTGCTGCCACGGCAGCTCGTTCCGGACGCCCGACAGGCGGAAGCCTTCGGGTTCGAGCTCCGCCTTCACCTCGGCGACGCTCATCTTGTGCTCGGGCCTGATGGGAATGGACGGATCTTCCTTCCGGTACTCGAGCAGCACCAGGCGGCCGGTCCGCTTCAGCGCCGCGCGCAGCTTGCGCACGAAGACCTGTGGCTCGCGCAGTTCGTGGTACACGTCCACCATCAGGGCCAGGTCGAGCGTGTCGGAGGGTAACCGCGGATCGTCGGGCGCGCCGAGCACCGTCTCGACGTTCGTGATGGAGGACTGGGCCAGCCGCCGGCGCAGCAGTGCGATCATGCCGGGCTGGATGTCGGTGGCGAACACCTTGCCGGTGGGGCCCACCTCGCGGGCCATGCGGACGGTGTAGTACCCGGATCCCGCCCCGATGTCGGCCACCACCTGTCCGGGCGAGAGCTCGAGCGCCTTCACGGCGCGGGTCGTGGCCTCTTCCGCCTCGCGCTCGGGCCGCTCGAGCCATCCGGCGCCCTCGACGCTCATGACGGGCGCGATCGGCCGTCCCGTGACGGGGTGGCGGGTCTGCGCCGACAGGACGGCGACCCACACCGCGCAGGCCGCGGTGATGGCCCACATGAGGACGATCCGCCGGCCGGGGCGCGGGCCGGCGGTCCGGGCGTCGTGCGCGGCGCCGCCTCGTGTCACCGGGGCATCGTACCGGCCGTCCTGGCGCGGGTCAATCGGCGGCGCGCCGGGGCGCCCGTCGGACCCGATAGAATGTGAGGCTCTCATGGCTGCGCTTTTCCCCTTCGCCGCTCTCCGTCCGACACCCCAGACCGTGGCGCGCGTGGCCTCGGTCCCGTACGACGTCGTGAACACCGAGGAAGCCCGCGCGCTGGCCGGCGACGAGCCGCTGAGCTTCCTGCGCGTGTCGCGTCCGGAAATCGAGGACCCGCCCGGCGCGTCCCCCTACGCCGACGCCGTGTACCAGCGCGCGGCCGACAACTTCGACGTGCTCCGGCGCGCCGCGCCCCTCGTGGTCGAGACGACGCCCAGCGTGTACGTCTACCGCCTCCACATGGGCGCGCACGTGCAGACGGGCGTCGCCGGCTGCTATTCGGTGGCCGAGTACGAGGCGGGGCTCATCAAGAAGCACGAGAAGACGCGTCCCGACAAGGAGGACGATCGCACCCGGCATCTCCTGACGCTGCGGGCGCAGACCGGCCCCGTGTTCCTCACCTATCGGACCTCGGCCGCCGTCGACCGCGTGGTCGCCGCGACGACCGCGGGCGAGCCCCTCTTCGACTTCACGGCGGTGGACGGGGTGCGGCACGTCGTGTGGCGGGTGCCGGACGGCGGCGTGGAGGCGATCGTGGCCGCGTTCGCGAACGTGCCGGCCCTCTACATCGCCGAC
Proteins encoded in this window:
- a CDS encoding methyltransferase domain-containing protein; this encodes MTRGGAAHDARTAGPRPGRRIVLMWAITAACAVWVAVLSAQTRHPVTGRPIAPVMSVEGAGWLERPEREAEEATTRAVKALELSPGQVVADIGAGSGYYTVRMAREVGPTGKVFATDIQPGMIALLRRRLAQSSITNVETVLGAPDDPRLPSDTLDLALMVDVYHELREPQVFVRKLRAALKRTGRLVLLEYRKEDPSIPIRPEHKMSVAEVKAELEPEGFRLSGVRNELPWQHVLVLTRTDAP
- a CDS encoding DUF1015 family protein produces the protein MAALFPFAALRPTPQTVARVASVPYDVVNTEEARALAGDEPLSFLRVSRPEIEDPPGASPYADAVYQRAADNFDVLRRAAPLVVETTPSVYVYRLHMGAHVQTGVAGCYSVAEYEAGLIKKHEKTRPDKEDDRTRHLLTLRAQTGPVFLTYRTSAAVDRVVAATTAGEPLFDFTAVDGVRHVVWRVPDGGVEAIVAAFANVPALYIADGHHRAASAWRAHQQLAAEGPGEHDRFLAVAFPDDQVQVLPYNRVVRDLNGLSPAAFREALAARVSVVDGGGATPARKGLVAMYLEGAWTTLDLGPAPAGLAVDLALDVSRLQDLVLGPVLGIHDVRTDKRIDFVGGIRGTAELERLVDGGSYAVAFSHVPVSVEDLMLVSDAGGIMPPKSTWFEPKLRDGVLSHLV